In a genomic window of Mesoplasma tabanidae:
- the thiI gene encoding tRNA uracil 4-sulfurtransferase ThiI produces the protein MKSILVRYGELTLKGNNKHMFISKLLDNIKFKLKKIDQSKVKFIKDNNSLVIDVENEILDEVLEELKTVFGIYSLSVIEKCEKNLDKIAEKVIEIAKNSVNKRFKLEITRKDKSFPVTSAELKLALAPMVLRAVDNLVVDVHNPDLKIEVLIKKDGTQIFSKRIEGLKGLPVGVSGKALSLLSGGIDSPVASFLTMKRGMHVDFIHFMTPPHTSPEALEKVFQLAKIVSKYNSKKFNLYVCDFSTLLQELQHIPEESYKITIMRRMFMRIANLIAKANGHEALITGESLGQVASQTIQSIDVINSISDLPILRPVLTYDKEEIIIISKFIESYETSILPFDDACSLFVPKQPVTKPKRWMAENQENAILWNELLDYTMENKIQKFVFHKGSFTEETNKED, from the coding sequence ATGAAAAGTATATTAGTAAGATATGGTGAATTGACTTTAAAGGGAAACAATAAACATATGTTTATTAGTAAACTTTTAGATAATATAAAATTTAAACTAAAAAAAATTGATCAATCAAAAGTTAAATTTATTAAAGATAATAATTCTTTAGTTATTGATGTGGAAAATGAAATTCTTGATGAAGTTTTAGAAGAATTAAAAACAGTTTTTGGTATATATTCACTTTCAGTCATTGAAAAATGCGAAAAAAACTTAGACAAGATTGCTGAAAAGGTCATTGAAATTGCTAAAAATTCAGTAAATAAAAGATTTAAGTTGGAAATAACAAGAAAAGATAAAAGTTTTCCAGTGACAAGCGCAGAGCTAAAATTAGCATTAGCACCAATGGTTTTAAGAGCTGTTGATAATCTTGTTGTTGACGTGCATAACCCAGATTTAAAAATTGAAGTACTTATAAAAAAAGATGGCACTCAAATCTTTTCAAAAAGAATTGAAGGATTAAAAGGATTACCTGTTGGAGTAAGCGGTAAGGCACTATCTTTGTTAAGCGGGGGGATTGACTCTCCAGTTGCTTCATTTTTAACAATGAAGAGAGGTATGCATGTCGATTTTATTCACTTTATGACACCACCACATACTTCTCCTGAAGCATTAGAGAAAGTCTTTCAGTTAGCAAAAATTGTTTCAAAATATAATTCGAAAAAGTTTAATTTATATGTGTGTGATTTTTCAACTTTATTACAAGAATTACAGCACATACCTGAAGAAAGTTACAAAATTACAATCATGAGAAGAATGTTTATGCGCATAGCCAATTTAATAGCTAAAGCAAATGGCCATGAAGCTTTAATAACTGGTGAAAGTTTAGGTCAAGTTGCTTCTCAAACAATTCAAAGTATTGATGTAATTAATTCAATAAGCGATTTGCCAATTTTAAGACCAGTACTTACTTATGACAAAGAAGAAATAATAATAATATCAAAATTCATTGAATCATATGAAACATCAATTTTACCATTTGATGATGCGTGCTCACTTTTTGTTCCAAAACAACCTGTTACAAAGCCAAAAAGATGAATGGCAGAAAATCAAGAAAATGCTATTTTATGAAATGAATTATTAGATTATACAATGGAAAATAAAATTCAAAAATTTGTTTTTCATAAAGGAAGTTTTACAGAAGAAACTAATAAGGAGGATTAA